The following coding sequences are from one Mus pahari chromosome X, PAHARI_EIJ_v1.1, whole genome shotgun sequence window:
- the Morf4l2 gene encoding mortality factor 4-like protein 2: MSSRKQASQTRGQQAAEEDNFKKPTRSNMQRSKMRGAASGKKSAGSQPKNLDPALPGRWGGRSAENPPSGSVRKTRKNKQKAPGNGDGGSTSEVPQPPRKKRARADPTVESEEAFKSRMEVKVKIPEELKPWLVEDWDLVTRQKQLFQLPAKKNVDAILEEYANCKKSQGNVDNKEYAVNEVVGGIKEYFNVMLGTQLLYKFERPQYAEILLAHPDAPMSQIYGAPHLLRLFVRIGAMLAYTPLDEKSLALLLGYLHDFLKYLAKNSASLFTASDYKVASADYHRKILAVAGKYYKGQIGSKNHKSYRISQSLKSRLKFLAERQSLYCSVCTGKTKCCRSILLSNPEDVQSNMGVAETAERIKATVVQLDNLTLFPDTDMVEAENQLLQVVL; encoded by the exons ATGAGTTCCAGAAAGCAGGCTTCTCAAACTCGTGGACAACAAGCTGCTGAAGAAGACAACTTTAAGAAACCAACCCGGAGCAATATGCAGAGAAGTAAGATGAGAGGGGCTGCCTCGGGAAAGAAGTCAGCTGGTTCGCAGCCGAAGAATCTCGATCCAGCTCTGCCCGGAAGATGGGGAGGTCGCTCTGCTGAGAACCCCCCTTCTGGTTCTGTGCGGAAGACCAGGAAGAACAAGCAGAAGGCTCCTGGCAACGGAGACGGTGGCAGTACCAGTGAAGTCCCCCAGCCCCCTCGGAAGAAAAGGGCACGAGCTGACCCCACTGTGGAGAGCGAGGAGGCCTTCAAGAGTAGGATGGAGGTGAAGGTGAAGATCCCTGAAGAATTAAAACCATGGCTGGTGGAGGACTGGGACTTGGTTACTAGGCAGAAGCAGTTGTTCCAGCTCCCTGCTAAAAAGAATGTCGATGCTATTCTGGAGGAGTATGCCAATTGCAAGAAGTCGCAGGGAAATGTTGATAATAAGGAGTACGCAGTTAATGAAGTTGTAGGAGGGATAAAAGAGTATTTCAATGTGATGTTGGGCACTCAGCTGCTGTACAAGTTTGAAAGGCCTCAGTATGCTGAGATTCTGCTGGCTCACCCTGATGCGCCAATGTCGCAGATCTATGGGGCGCCACACCTACTGAGATTATTCGTGAGAATTGGGGCAATGCTGGCCTATACGCCCCTTGATGAGAAAAGCCTGGCATTATTGCTGGGCTATCTGCATGATTTCCTTAAGTATCTGGCAAAGAATTCTGCCTCTCTGTTTACTGCCAGTGATTACAAAGTGGCTTCTGCTGACTACCATCGCAAA attcttgCGGTAGCAG GAAAATATTACAAAGGGCAAATAGGAAGTAAGAATCATAAATCCTACAGGATCAGTCAGTCCTTGAAGTCTCGTCTCAAATTCTTGGCCGAGAGGCAGAGTCTATATTGTTCAGTTTGTACGGGTAAAACAAAGTGCTGTAGATCCATTTTGCTTTCCAACCCTGAAGATGTACAAAGCAACATGGGGGTTGCCGAGACTGCTGAGCGGATAAAGGCGACTGTTGTTCAGCTGGATAACCTGACTTTGTTTCCAGATACCGACATGgtagaagcagagaaccaactcctacaagttgttctctga